In a genomic window of Syntrophales bacterium:
- a CDS encoding double-cubane-cluster-containing anaerobic reductase — translation MADIPGHRGNPQEAGLSEQYLEFLLKKREQGARIVGLYCCYAPAELIRAMDAVPVSLCASSQRTISAAEEVLPANLCPMIKSSFGFIRTGTCILYELCDAVIGETTCDGKKKMFERIAHLKPTHIMDLPQLPDDGTALDRWVGMVRKLKTFLESEFQTTIHEDRIEAEILETNRKNRIMNRFFDALTFQPPLVHWRELYDVIGLDAFLDSGRLQFVVGRIMERLNQRTAAGILVAKRGAPRVLVSGCPISGDANKILQIIDEAGGAVVALEACSGMKGYSIEIGEGTGDPLRAVAEAGLMIPCSCMTPNWRRLDMLDAMIARFRPDVVVDVVLHACHAYNIESLKILDHVKDRHGLPGLKIETDYSNGDMEQIRTRIEALLECVRPC, via the coding sequence ATGGCGGACATACCCGGACATCGTGGAAATCCTCAGGAAGCAGGCCTGTCGGAGCAATATCTTGAATTCCTCTTGAAGAAAAGGGAACAGGGAGCCCGCATCGTCGGCCTCTACTGCTGCTACGCCCCCGCGGAGCTGATCCGGGCCATGGATGCCGTTCCCGTCTCCCTTTGTGCGTCTTCCCAAAGAACCATTTCCGCCGCGGAAGAAGTCCTGCCGGCCAATCTCTGTCCCATGATCAAGTCCAGCTTCGGTTTCATCCGCACCGGGACCTGTATCCTCTACGAGCTCTGCGATGCCGTCATCGGCGAGACGACCTGCGACGGAAAGAAGAAGATGTTTGAACGGATCGCCCATTTGAAGCCCACCCACATCATGGATCTTCCCCAACTTCCCGATGACGGGACGGCACTGGACCGCTGGGTCGGGATGGTCCGCAAACTCAAAACCTTTCTGGAATCCGAGTTTCAGACAACCATCCATGAGGACCGCATCGAGGCGGAGATCCTGGAGACCAACAGGAAGAATCGGATCATGAACCGCTTTTTCGACGCACTGACCTTCCAGCCGCCGCTCGTTCACTGGCGGGAGCTGTACGACGTCATCGGCCTCGATGCCTTCCTGGACAGCGGCAGGCTGCAGTTCGTGGTCGGAAGAATCATGGAAAGGCTGAACCAACGGACCGCGGCGGGAATCCTCGTTGCGAAGCGGGGTGCGCCGAGGGTCCTCGTGAGCGGATGTCCCATCAGCGGTGATGCGAACAAGATCCTGCAGATCATCGATGAGGCGGGGGGAGCCGTCGTGGCGCTGGAGGCGTGCAGCGGAATGAAGGGATATTCCATCGAGATCGGGGAGGGAACGGGAGACCCTCTGCGGGCCGTTGCGGAAGCCGGTCTCATGATCCCCTGCTCCTGCATGACTCCAAACTGGAGGCGTCTCGACATGCTGGACGCGATGATTGCGAGATTCAGGCCCGACGTGGTGGTCGACGTCGTTTTGCATGCCTGCCACGCATACAATATCGAATCGCTCAAAATCCTCGATCACGTGAAGGACCGGCACGGGTTGCCCGGTCTGAAGATCGAGACGGATTACTCAAATGGCGACATGGAACAGATCCGGACTCGGATCGAAGCACTTCTTGAATGCGTGAGACCCTGCTGA
- a CDS encoding IscA/HesB family protein: protein MFTVTEKANEMIRDFMKNRQENLPIRVMVFEGGCSGTSLGMALDEQQANDQVFEDNGLTFVINQDLLNQIQPITVDFIETPHGSGFKLSSSFVGAGGGCGTCSSCG from the coding sequence ATGTTCACAGTGACGGAAAAGGCGAACGAGATGATCAGGGATTTCATGAAGAACCGGCAGGAAAACCTTCCGATCCGGGTGATGGTTTTCGAGGGCGGCTGCTCGGGAACGTCCCTGGGAATGGCCCTGGATGAGCAGCAGGCGAATGATCAGGTTTTTGAGGACAACGGCCTTACGTTTGTCATCAACCAGGATCTGCTCAACCAGATACAGCCGATCACGGTGGACTTCATCGAGACCCCACACGGATCGGGATTCAAGCTGTCCTCCAGCTTCGTGGGCGCCGGCGGCGGATGCGGCACCTGCTCCTCGTGCGGATGA
- a CDS encoding CPBP family intramembrane metalloprotease: MDISSYRHPFLFYGLSTAIPWTFWFGAAYASHITPATPFLGAVVGILGVAGLLGPTVIAFSMIWPHKEMREDLRHRIIGLKGARPVYLFLACFLMLASILSAQAISLLFGHSADQFRLAGTSSFSAGIFPGWFLLFLAPLVEELAWHSYGTDCLRQRMNLLTVSLLFGLFWALWHMPLSFIKGYYHSNVAEAGLLYSLNFMVSLVPYVVLMNWLYYKTNRSILVAIVFHITAGCFNEMFQTHPDSKVIQTVLLLLLSIAVVAKDRDFFLQREYRGPGT, translated from the coding sequence ATGGACATCAGTAGCTACCGTCATCCCTTTCTCTTCTACGGGTTGTCCACGGCCATCCCCTGGACATTCTGGTTCGGCGCTGCCTATGCAAGCCATATCACACCGGCAACCCCGTTTCTCGGAGCGGTTGTCGGCATTCTGGGCGTCGCAGGGCTGCTGGGACCGACGGTGATCGCATTCTCCATGATCTGGCCGCACAAAGAGATGCGGGAGGATCTCAGGCACCGGATCATCGGCCTGAAAGGAGCCCGGCCCGTTTACCTCTTTCTGGCCTGTTTTCTCATGCTCGCCAGCATCCTGTCAGCACAGGCGATTTCCCTGCTTTTCGGCCACAGCGCGGACCAGTTTCGTCTTGCCGGCACGTCATCCTTTTCCGCCGGCATCTTTCCCGGGTGGTTCCTGCTCTTCCTGGCCCCGCTGGTGGAGGAGCTGGCCTGGCATTCCTATGGTACGGACTGCCTGCGACAGCGCATGAACCTTCTGACCGTTTCCCTCCTCTTCGGCCTTTTCTGGGCCCTGTGGCACATGCCGCTCTCGTTCATCAAAGGGTACTATCACAGCAATGTCGCCGAAGCCGGTCTCCTTTACAGCCTGAATTTCATGGTCAGCCTTGTTCCCTATGTCGTGCTGATGAACTGGCTGTATTACAAGACAAACCGGAGCATCCTGGTTGCAATTGTCTTTCACATTACCGCGGGATGCTTCAATGAGATGTTTCAAACGCATCCGGACAGCAAGGTCATCCAGACCGTCCTCCTGCTCCTGCTGTCCATTGCGGTGGTGGCGAAGGATCGCGATTTCTTTTTGCAGCGGGAGTATCGGGGGCCCGGTACATGA
- a CDS encoding response regulator translates to MAERILIVDDQEQNLYLLQVLLEGNGYEVESAFDGAEALVKARHAPPDMIVTDILMPVMDGYALCREWKSDDLLKHIPLVFYTATYTKPKDEEFALSLGADRFVIKPQEPHILMNILKEVLNRKRSLEQVGTRPLGEEMEFFRQYNAILFEKLEKKMSDLEAANKQLSLLEEKYRLSFENVTDVIYMIDTDLKILNISPSVEKILGYKPEELIGRPVFDLKHIFLPESFEKAVSNTEQILKGQGIPTAIYRFLSKDGAVKHGDISGSPVMHEGKITGMIAVARDITKRIEAEEALRESGTMFRTLVEHAFDSTIIINLEGTILFANNSAARTIEAQDSDSLVGRNVMDFVAPESREDVLNDFIELAKGHDSYLAEYSLITGNGRRMRMESVGKRIVFEGKAAVLASMRDITDRIRAAEEKEKLRDQLLQAQKMESMGALAGGIAHDFNNILGAIIGYSELYKEQVRDRPKVYRGMEEVLNAAGRARDLVQQILTFSRQAVPEKRPTAIIPIVSEVARFIRASLPSTIEIRQKLNATSDVVMADATHMHQLLMNLCTNAGHAMTGKGGMLEIGVEEITIGREKQWLFPTLDGGRYLKLEVRDTGHGIKAEHMEKIFDPYFTTKGKGEGTGLGLAVVHGITKDHGGEIKVYSEIGKGTRFSVYLPLMEKQADVIPPVAEVSLPRGSERVLFIDDEEPLANLGKELLEALGYLVVAETDPVKAIEEFSRNSDAFDLVITDKTMPRMTGFDIASDLHKIRADIPVILCSGFQEQEDLEKQSACGISCFIMKPFRIKILAEAIRNTLGKKA, encoded by the coding sequence ATGGCAGAGCGCATTTTGATCGTCGACGACCAGGAGCAGAATCTCTACCTGCTTCAAGTGCTTCTGGAGGGAAACGGATACGAAGTGGAAAGCGCCTTCGACGGAGCGGAGGCGCTGGTGAAGGCAAGGCACGCCCCTCCGGACATGATCGTCACGGATATCCTGATGCCGGTGATGGACGGCTATGCCCTGTGCCGGGAGTGGAAATCCGACGATCTGCTCAAGCACATACCCCTGGTTTTTTACACGGCCACCTATACGAAACCCAAAGACGAGGAGTTTGCCTTGAGCCTCGGTGCGGACCGCTTTGTCATCAAGCCCCAGGAACCGCATATCCTGATGAATATATTGAAAGAAGTCCTGAACCGAAAACGCTCTTTAGAACAGGTCGGCACCAGGCCCCTCGGAGAGGAAATGGAGTTTTTTCGGCAATACAACGCAATCCTTTTTGAAAAACTCGAAAAGAAGATGTCGGACCTGGAAGCGGCCAACAAGCAGTTGAGCCTTCTTGAGGAAAAGTATCGGCTCAGTTTCGAGAACGTGACGGACGTTATTTACATGATCGATACGGATCTCAAGATCCTGAACATCTCTCCCAGCGTCGAGAAAATACTGGGCTACAAACCCGAAGAGCTGATCGGCCGGCCCGTCTTCGATCTGAAGCACATCTTTCTGCCGGAATCATTCGAAAAGGCGGTTTCCAACACCGAACAGATCCTGAAGGGACAGGGCATCCCCACAGCAATTTACCGGTTTCTTTCAAAGGATGGAGCCGTAAAGCACGGGGATATCAGCGGCTCCCCCGTCATGCACGAGGGGAAAATCACCGGCATGATCGCCGTCGCCCGCGACATCACCAAGCGTATCGAGGCCGAGGAAGCCTTGCGGGAGAGCGGGACGATGTTCCGAACCCTCGTCGAGCATGCCTTCGATTCTACGATCATTATCAATCTGGAAGGAACCATCCTGTTCGCAAACAATTCGGCGGCCCGGACGATTGAAGCCCAGGATTCGGACTCCCTTGTGGGCAGGAATGTGATGGACTTCGTCGCACCGGAATCGCGGGAAGACGTGCTGAATGATTTCATAGAGCTCGCGAAAGGCCATGACAGCTACCTCGCGGAGTACTCGCTGATCACGGGAAACGGCAGGAGAATGCGCATGGAAAGCGTCGGTAAGCGCATCGTTTTTGAAGGAAAAGCCGCCGTCCTCGCCTCCATGCGGGACATCACGGATCGAATACGGGCGGCGGAAGAAAAGGAGAAGCTCCGGGATCAGCTTCTCCAGGCCCAGAAGATGGAGTCCATGGGTGCGCTGGCGGGCGGCATCGCCCACGACTTCAACAACATCCTGGGAGCCATTATCGGCTATTCGGAGTTGTACAAGGAGCAGGTCCGGGACCGCCCGAAGGTGTACCGGGGCATGGAGGAAGTGCTCAATGCCGCCGGCCGCGCCAGGGACCTGGTGCAGCAGATCCTGACCTTCAGCCGACAGGCCGTGCCGGAGAAACGGCCGACGGCCATCATTCCGATCGTCAGCGAAGTCGCAAGATTCATCCGGGCATCCCTGCCCTCGACCATCGAAATCAGGCAAAAGCTGAATGCGACATCGGATGTGGTCATGGCCGATGCAACACACATGCATCAGCTGTTGATGAACCTGTGCACGAACGCCGGGCATGCCATGACGGGAAAGGGCGGTATGCTGGAGATCGGGGTGGAGGAAATCACCATCGGCAGGGAAAAACAGTGGCTTTTCCCCACCCTTGACGGCGGCCGCTACCTGAAGCTGGAGGTTCGGGACACGGGTCACGGCATCAAGGCGGAGCACATGGAAAAAATCTTCGATCCCTATTTTACGACCAAGGGAAAGGGAGAGGGCACGGGCCTGGGGCTGGCCGTCGTGCACGGCATCACCAAGGATCATGGCGGGGAAATCAAGGTGTATAGCGAAATCGGCAAGGGGACGCGCTTCAGCGTTTATCTGCCGTTGATGGAAAAGCAGGCCGACGTGATCCCGCCCGTTGCCGAGGTTTCCCTGCCACGGGGGAGCGAGAGGGTTCTGTTCATCGATGACGAAGAGCCCCTGGCCAACCTGGGAAAGGAACTGCTGGAGGCACTCGGCTACCTTGTCGTCGCCGAAACGGACCCAGTCAAGGCCATCGAGGAATTCAGCAGGAACAGTGACGCATTCGATCTGGTGATCACAGACAAGACCATGCCACGCATGACGGGATTCGACATTGCGAGCGATCTTCACAAAATCCGTGCGGACATTCCCGTGATACTCTGCTCCGGCTTTCAGGAACAGGAGGACCTGGAAAAGCAATCCGCCTGCGGCATCTCCTGTTTCATCATGAAGCCGTTCCGGATCAAAATCCTGGCCGAGGCGATCCGCAACACCCTGGGCAAGAAAGCGTGA